The proteins below are encoded in one region of Candidatus Polarisedimenticolia bacterium:
- a CDS encoding R3H domain-containing nucleic acid-binding protein, translated as MEELPPEEGEAGSPSEESAGAAQRLEDLLAEFAESVPFEISCHVIEEAERIRVEVDGEDRDLFLERRGEGLQALQVILGRVGGENDKPIFVDSAGFRQGRDEEIVEIALLAAEKVKKMKEPHRLSLMDPYERRIVHLALKDNPDVETESEGEGFQKRVVIRPRETAS; from the coding sequence ATGGAAGAGCTCCCTCCTGAAGAAGGCGAAGCCGGCTCTCCTTCCGAGGAATCCGCCGGCGCGGCGCAGCGCCTCGAAGATCTCCTCGCCGAATTCGCCGAGTCGGTTCCGTTCGAGATCTCCTGCCACGTCATTGAAGAGGCGGAGCGCATCCGCGTCGAGGTGGACGGTGAGGACCGCGACCTTTTCCTCGAGCGCCGCGGGGAGGGGCTGCAGGCGCTGCAGGTGATCCTTGGACGCGTCGGCGGAGAGAACGACAAGCCGATCTTCGTTGATTCCGCCGGCTTCAGGCAGGGGCGCGACGAGGAGATTGTCGAGATCGCCCTGCTGGCTGCCGAGAAGGTGAAGAAGATGAAGGAGCCCCACCGGCTCTCTTTGATGGATCCCTACGAAAGACGGATCGTCCACCTGGCGCTGAAGGACAATCCGGACGTCGAGACCGAAAGCGAAGGAGAAGGCTTTCAGAAGCGGGTGGTCATCCGCCCCCGCGAAACCGCTTCCTGA
- the yidC gene encoding membrane protein insertase YidC, with translation MDNKRYLIALALSMGVILLWTYFVIPPPKPPAAAAAQSAQQAGPTTAGSDPTNPPAAPATGPAAAGIDATPPAASEVEAQGEEAPAAIEKTVETDLYRMRVQNRGGHIVSWQLKHYFDDEGRPLELVNLASTKLHRFPLDLEFSDADANRRLQEALFVLDVSDAADETKLSLRYSDGKGLSAWKTLHLSSTSYLMRLEVGATLGGRRAEPLLVWGAGFGGETGLPPNSGDRNEITRLVYAEGSSVTRTAIATFKDNRLVEHAGPVRWAGIEEHYFTALLLPDGPVSGIQLRMDPLIEEGREKRFLSLAVGMTPNGAYQLFVGPKDRNLLASLRLGIETIVDYGHFGAIAEGLFFLLRHINGITGNWGWSIILLTVIIRLAFFPITHKSSVGMRRTQEKMKKIQPRIEAIKKKYKSMKKDMANRQKMNEEIMALYGKEGMNPLASMTGCLPLLLQLPILWGFYNLLVSTIELRHAPFGLWIMDLSKKDPYYITPIVMGITMMIQQVMTGTTIPDPAQRRIMMLMPLIFTWFFKDLPSGLVLYWLVNNMLGIGQQYLINAQVAREGLQTRAAGKA, from the coding sequence ATGGACAATAAGCGCTATCTGATTGCCCTTGCTCTTTCCATGGGAGTCATCCTCCTGTGGACCTACTTCGTCATTCCTCCTCCGAAGCCGCCCGCAGCAGCCGCCGCGCAGTCCGCTCAGCAGGCCGGGCCGACAACGGCCGGCTCGGATCCGACCAATCCTCCGGCAGCCCCTGCGACCGGTCCGGCGGCGGCCGGTATCGACGCTACACCGCCGGCAGCTTCAGAAGTCGAAGCCCAAGGTGAGGAAGCTCCCGCGGCGATCGAGAAGACGGTGGAAACCGATCTCTATCGCATGCGCGTGCAGAATCGCGGCGGGCATATCGTGAGCTGGCAGCTGAAGCACTACTTCGACGACGAGGGACGTCCGCTCGAGCTCGTCAACCTCGCCTCCACGAAGCTGCATCGCTTCCCCCTGGATCTCGAGTTCTCCGATGCCGATGCCAACCGTCGGTTGCAGGAAGCATTGTTCGTGCTGGACGTCAGCGACGCGGCCGATGAGACGAAGCTGAGCCTGCGCTATTCCGACGGCAAGGGACTGAGCGCATGGAAGACGCTGCATCTGAGCTCGACCTCCTACCTGATGCGTCTCGAGGTCGGCGCCACGCTGGGCGGCCGCCGGGCGGAGCCGCTGCTGGTGTGGGGTGCGGGATTCGGCGGCGAGACCGGATTGCCTCCCAACAGCGGCGATCGCAACGAAATCACGAGGCTGGTCTACGCCGAAGGCAGCAGCGTCACGAGGACGGCAATTGCCACCTTCAAGGACAATCGCCTCGTGGAGCACGCGGGCCCGGTTCGCTGGGCGGGAATCGAGGAACATTACTTCACCGCGCTGCTCCTGCCCGACGGGCCGGTGTCGGGAATCCAGCTGCGCATGGATCCCCTCATCGAAGAAGGACGCGAGAAGCGCTTCCTGTCGCTCGCCGTGGGAATGACCCCGAACGGCGCCTACCAGCTCTTCGTTGGTCCCAAAGATCGGAATCTTCTCGCCAGCCTCCGGCTCGGCATCGAGACCATCGTGGATTATGGCCACTTCGGCGCTATCGCCGAGGGGCTGTTCTTTCTGCTCCGGCATATCAACGGGATCACCGGGAACTGGGGATGGTCGATCATCCTCCTGACCGTGATCATCCGCCTGGCCTTCTTCCCGATCACCCACAAGAGCTCCGTGGGAATGCGCCGGACCCAGGAGAAGATGAAGAAGATTCAGCCGCGCATCGAGGCGATCAAGAAGAAGTACAAGTCGATGAAGAAGGACATGGCGAACCGGCAGAAGATGAACGAAGAGATTATGGCCCTTTACGGCAAGGAAGGAATGAACCCGCTGGCGAGCATGACGGGCTGCCTTCCCCTGCTGCTGCAGCTGCCGATTCTCTGGGGCTTCTACAATCTGCTGGTCAGCACCATCGAGCTGCGCCACGCGCCGTTCGGCCTGTGGATCATGGATTTGTCCAAGAAAGACCCCTACTACATCACGCCCATCGTGATGGGCATCACGATGATGATTCAGCAGGTCATGACCGGGACGACCATCCCCGATCCGGCGCAGCGACGCATCATGATGCTGATGCCGTTGATCTTCACCTGGTTCTTCAAGGATCTGCCGAGTGGCCTGGTGCTATACTGGCTCGTCAATAACATGTTGGGCATCGGGCAGCAATACCTGATCAACGCTCAGGTCGCGCGCGAAGGGCTGCAGACCCGGGCGGCCGGAAAGGCCTGA
- the yidD gene encoding membrane protein insertion efficiency factor YidD gives MSTTRKIVCAALVAHQKFISPVLPPACRFHPTCSEYARQAVERYGVLRGGWAALKRLARCHPLSAGGVDTLR, from the coding sequence TTGAGCACGACGAGGAAGATCGTGTGCGCCGCGCTCGTCGCGCACCAGAAGTTCATCTCTCCGGTCCTGCCACCGGCCTGTCGCTTCCATCCAACCTGCTCCGAATACGCACGCCAGGCCGTCGAGCGCTACGGCGTGCTGCGGGGAGGCTGGGCGGCTCTCAAGCGTCTCGCAAGATGCCATCCCCTCTCGGCGGGGGGAGTCGATACCCTGAGGTAG
- the rnpA gene encoding ribonuclease P protein component produces the protein MIPRRSFTPADRIRKRSEYQHVYRNGRKIASRSFILFHLENPLGRPRLGITATRKMGPAVSRNRAKRLLREWFRVAKPWLPSGDFVVNPREGIQRLGIEQLARELKTALRRLGLEERRI, from the coding sequence CTGATTCCGCGGCGCTCGTTCACGCCGGCGGATCGCATCCGCAAGCGCAGCGAGTATCAGCACGTCTACCGCAACGGACGGAAAATCGCCTCCCGGAGCTTCATTCTCTTCCATCTGGAGAATCCTCTGGGGCGCCCGCGTCTCGGCATCACGGCCACCCGGAAAATGGGCCCGGCGGTATCGCGCAACCGGGCGAAGCGCCTCCTGCGCGAATGGTTCAGGGTGGCGAAACCATGGCTGCCGTCCGGGGATTTCGTCGTCAACCCGCGCGAGGGCATTCAGCGGCTCGGAATCGAGCAGCTCGCGCGCGAGCTGAAAACGGCGCTGCGCCGCCTGGGTCTCGAGGAGAGGCGGATTTGA
- the rpmH gene encoding 50S ribosomal protein L34: protein MKRTFQPNNRRRKRTHGFLKRMSTQDGREVLKRRRRKGRRRLAV, encoded by the coding sequence ATGAAGCGGACGTTTCAGCCCAACAACCGCCGGCGGAAGAGAACGCACGGTTTCCTGAAGAGAATGAGCACGCAGGACGGACGGGAGGTCCTGAAACGGCGCCGCAGGAAGGGCCGGAGACGCCTGGCCGTCTGA